The Papio anubis isolate 15944 chromosome 10, Panubis1.0, whole genome shotgun sequence genome includes the window TcctgtgattttttcttttacctccCCGCTACCCAAACCACCACCATTAGCAATACCTTGGTCCATCCAGGTAGATGTAGAAATGTGTCCCCAACTGAGCCTAAAATTGGAAATGTTTTGGAGTAGAATGTGGGGCCAGAAGGAGCTTGAGGATATGGCCATTTTGGCAACTGGAGGAGAAACCACCACTTTACAAGGTTATCAATTTTCAGAGGGAACATCATCCACTGGGTAAGGATTGTTTGCCCCAGAATTGGTGGCTCCAACAGGCCCTGtagggaaggaaaatgaaaagtcaTCATTCACTAAGCTTTGAGGCCAAGCTATCCTTAATCAAGCCCTGGGATGTAACTAGGCAAAGCTAGCTCACCTTGAAGTCACTGCTGTTAGACCCAAAACTGAGCCTCCCCATGTTCTCCACCAAGATATCCAGTTTGGACCCCACTTTCCCCATCAAAAATAGTTTGTCTCTCATATTCCGCTCCAAAACACCCTGGAACACCTGTGGATAGGAGATAGGATAGCAAGGCTCAGCGTTAGCCACTGCATAGGAAACCACATTAGGATACTTATTTGGAGGGCAGAGAGAATGTAGCCATTTATCACCCATCTATTCTAGAACTCTATCCTTAAACTCTTCCTCATCCCAGCTTATCCCTGGAACCCTCTGCAAATGTGAGCAGGCAGATGGAAAAGTGTAAATATGGGGAACTTAAGGCTAATGCTTCCTGGGGAAGGGAGGAGTTTGGGGCTTACGGCCTGGAATTAGGTTCTCACCCCATCCACCATCACATAGGCACGGTCATGGACTCCATTATTTGGCACCCAGAATGGTGTTGGTTCAAAAATGGTATGGGTCATATAGGTTCGGTACAACATGAAGCCACGGTCCTGGGTGTGGAAGAATGAGTActtcagacaaacaaataaaagaggacactGAGGCTATAGCCAAGGAACTTTTGGCTGTAGCTGTTGAGGGAGGTTGTCATTTCCACCAGATGTGGGTTTATGCCTTACCTGCTTGACAGCCTCAAAGGTCATTGGCAAGATTGAACGAATGGGCCCACTGGGGCATAACAAGTCTAGGAAAGCCAGCAAATGCCCAACCTATTAGAATAAGGGAGAAGAATCAGAATATCAGGGAAGTTTCTGGATAGAGGACAAAAAAGAATAGGCTACCTAGAAAAAAAAGGTGTGATATTAGAGAAAAGATGTAGAGGAACTTACCAGGTGCAGAGTCAAAGGTCCAAGCATCATCTTGGGGCTGGGGGGAGGTAAAGGTCCCAAAGGAACTTCCTGGAACTGAGCCCAAATTCTCTCAGGAGCCATAGGAAAACCACAGAAAACAATACCTATTCCAAGACTCTAGGGCAGAGTTCTTAACCTGGGGCCCAGGGAAGGGCTTCAGGGGTCATGGAGGCTCAGTAATTTTGCACACCTGTGTGTCTTCACACATAGTTCCATTTGGGTGAATGGGAAATGCTTCAGTGGGATGCTCAGagggctctgtggcccagacaaTAACCACCAATTTATGGGATCCCTTTACAATGTGGGCACTCCCTTCCTCCAAATTAATAAAAGCCTTTGGAGCTTAATGAAGTGGTAGGGTACCTTGCTGATGACATCTCGAAGAGCAAAAAGCTTAGGTGTGGGGTCCCCTGCTTCAGATATAGGTGCATCATAGTCATAGCTGGTAGTAATTGAAAGGAAGCGTCCCTTCTTATCGGCACCTGAAGTTGAGCCAATTTAATTCAACATCTATTTCAGATGACAGGCACTACTAAGCATGCTTCATGCAGAGAATTTTGCCATCAGAGGGGGCAGTGGTGGCCATATTCAGCTTCTAGACATCCTAATCCATCTGGCCCTGAGATTCTAATTCCTTCTTACCTCCCTGCTTCCATCCCAGGGACCATCTGGACTCACCATTCCAATATCCAAAGTTGGTACCTCCATGGAACATGTACCTGAAGTGAGAAAGGGTGGGGGAACAGGTAAAAGCTGACTCACTGAATCTTAACTTTCATCCCCAACTCCCAGCTACAGATTCATATTGCCCCCAGTGTCTTTACTTACATGTTCACACTGGCTCCCAACTTGAGCATGTTCTCTAGTCCTTTGGTTACAGCTGACACAGACCGTGTGGAGTGATTCTGGCCCCAGTAATCCAGCCAGCCTGTGTAGTACTCAGAGTTTACCTAGAGTGTGAAATGAAAGAAGCTGTGAGTGAGATGGAAATAAGCTGGACCCATTCCTATCCCTGATTCCCTGATTCCCCTCTGGCCCCTCACCAATGGCCCATGGGGTTCATACTTCCGAAGCAGGGTAAAGATTTTGGTCATGTTGTCAGCTGTGAaaaggaggcaaaagaaaaagataaatatcatgGAAGAGGTGTCCCCTCCCCAGACTCCACTCCCAGCCCTTGCATGAGACCTGGGCCAAAATCTACAGTGGTATAGAGTCCCTGGAGGGAGCCACACTTGAGTCCTTCAGGCCCATCTGTGGTGAAGAGCAAGATCTTTTCTCCTAGTAGTGCACGGAAGAGTCCAGCCAAGTGCCTCATGTAACTGAAGTCACAGGCTCCATAGCTACCGTATTCATTCTCCACCTGCCAGAGGGGAGGGAAAGTGGAACCCAGCTATGGGATTGAGGTCAAGGACCTTTCCCCTGCCCCAGTCACTTCCCCTTTGTACCTGAATGCTAATGATGTTGCCCCCATTGTGGTAAAGCCATGGATATATCTTGGGCAGCAAGACCTTGAACCAGGAGTCTACTGCGGCAAGGAAGTCTAAAAGAAGGAGCAGAGCTTCTGCGTTAGGGGCTACCATCACACTTGCTCACCACTAAATATGGGAAGCAATGACTCTTGTCAAGAAATTCCTAACCCTAAGCACCTTGTATGTTTGCCTGTCAATGAAATTTGAACATAGGAAACCTTAAAGTagtgtctcttaaaaacaaatgtaggctgggcgtggttgctcatgcctgtaatcccaacactttgggaggccgaggcgggcggatcacgagatcaggagttcaagaccagcctggccaacatagtgtaaccccgtctctactaaaaatataacaaaaaattagccgggtgtggtggtgggcacctgtaatcccggctactctggaggctgaggcaggagaatcacttgaacctgggaggtggaggttgcagtgagcggggattgcaccactgcactccagcctgggcgacagagaaaaaaagtaagatgcTTATGTGAATTTAATGGtatctacacaaaaaataaacataagaaaaatgttaaatacataGCCTAGAGCTCTTATTATGTAATCAACTTATACCTGAGATTGGTACAAAGTAGCATGGGAGTTCACAGAAATGTAGAATGTCTGACCTGTACCCTGATGTAACTGACAATGCGGGTGATTTAAATAAgcaattaaaacattattatatagGTTGAGTACCCttaatctgaaattttaaatgctccaaaatttgaaatttttgagcATCAACATGATactacaagtggaaaattccacatctgACCCTTTAACTTCTGatggttcaatgtacacaaactttgCTTCATgcacacaataatttaaaatattctattcctggctgagtgtggtggctcacacctgcaatcccagcactctgggactctgaggcaggtggatcacttgagcccaggagtttgagaccagtgggacaacgtggtgaaaccctgtctcttaaaaaaaaaaaaaaaaggccgggctcggtggctcaagcctgtaatcccagcactttggggaggccgaggcggtggatcaatgcaggtcaggagatcgagaccatcctggctaacatggtgaaaccccgcctctactaaaaatacaaaaaaaaccagcCGGCTGCGGGGaagccggtagtcccagctactcggaggctgaggcgggagaatggtgtgaaacctcgggaggtggagcttggcagtgagccgagatcgctgccactgcactcctgctcgCTTTAGAGCGGTAGACCCGCCTACAAAAGacatggcctggcatggtggcttatgcctggaatcccagtattttgggaggctgaggtggacggatcacctgaggtcaggagtttgagaccagcctggccaaaatggcaaaatgccgtctctactaaaaatataaaagttggctgggcatggtgggcatgcacctgtagccccagccactcaggaggctgagacaagcgaattgcttaaatctgggaggcggaggctgctgtgaggttacatcatgccaccgcactcgagcctgggtgacaaagcaagactccatctcaaaaagataaaataataaaacataaaatattgtattcCCTAGCAAGGAAGGAGGATAAAATACAGTGgtaaggctgggcgcagcggctcatgcctgtaatcccagcactttgggaggctgaggcaggcagatcacaaggtcaacagattgaggccatcctggccaacatggtgaaaccctgtgtctactaaaaatacaaaaaaattagctgggcgtggtggcgcatgcctgtaatcccagctactcaggaggctgaggcaggagaatcacttgaacccggaaggcagaggttgtagtgagctgacactgcaccactgccctccatcctgggcaacaagagcgaaactccatctcaaaacaaacaaacaagaatggTGGTATATGGGGAGCCTAAAATATAGAGagagtggccaggtgtggtggctcatgcctgtaattccagcactttcggaggccaaggcgggggtggatgacctgaagtcaggagtttgagaccctcctggccaacatggcgaaaatctgtctctactaaaaacacaaaaaattagccaggcaaggtagtaggtgcctgcaatcccagttacttgggaggctgaggcaggagaatcacttgaaactggcagtcgggccgggcgcggtggctcaagcctgtaatcccagcactttgggaggctgagacgggcggatcacgaggtcaggagatcgagaccatcctggctaacacggtgaaaccccgtctctactaaaaaatacaaaaaactagccgggcgcggtggcgggcgcctgtagtcccaactacttgggaggctgaggcaggagaatggcgtgaacccgggaggcggagcttgcagtgagctgagatccggccactgcactccagcctgagcggcagagcgagactccgtctcaaaaaaaaaaaaaagaaactggcagTCGGAGATTGCAGAGAGCCAGGGTCACgtgactgcactctagcctgggcaacagagcaagactccgtctcaaaaaaaataaaaattttatatatatatgtgtgtgtgtgtgtgtgtatatatatacacatacatatatacatatatatatatgtatgtatatatagagaaaagagaaaccagGAAGGCCTCCCCAAGGTGACTTCTGCAGGAAGCTTGTGGTGAAGGAGCACCACATGCAAAGGCCTCAAAGCCCAAGGCCTGGTGGGTCTGAAGAACAGCAATGAGGCcactgtggctggagcagagtgaacaTGGGGGAGAAACGCAATAATGTCGAGGAGGTGACTGGGGCCAATTGTGTAGGACCTACCACATTAAGGAATTTATGGTTCATATTCAGAATGAGATGAGAATCTACTGGAGAAGTTTAAGCAGAGAAATGACAAGATCTGAGATGTATCTTTAAACTTATATTTGAACAGGATCACACTGGCTGCTCTACTGAGAACAGATTGTATGGGAGAGAGGGCAAACAAGGGAAACCAGTTAGGAAGCTATAAAATAAGCCAGCTGAGAGAGATGGTTTGGACCAGGGTGGAGGCAATGGGGGTGATAAAAAGCACTTAAATTTAATGTTTGTGATGATACAGCTGAtaggattttctattttttgagacaaagtctcttcgatctgtcacccaggctggaatgtagttgCTCCATCtcgactcagtgcaacctccaatccctgggcccaagcgattctcctgcctcagcctcccaagtagctggaattacaggcgcccaccacctcgcccagccgattttttgtatttttagtagagatggcattttgccatgttggccaggtgggtctcaaactcctgacctcaggtcatccacccgccttggcctccgaaagtgctgggattacaggcatgagccaccgcccccagccgttttttgtttttttttaaatcagtttcttCCACTATATTATAAGCTCTACAGCACAGGATAGGGGTCTGTCTGGTCCCCTAGTTTCTAGCATCCTGCTGGGTGTGACGGAAACACTTGGTAAATGAATGATGACCTCCAATTTGGGAATGGTGTCTTCTGCTTTTGGCACCCAAATGGCCCTTTTTACTTACTTGCTTCTGTGTTAAATCTTTTGTCTCAACTCACCTGGATCTGAGGTTCTCAGACGAATTTCAGGTTTTCGAAGCAACCAGGATGGGAGACCCCCCTGAGACAAACATAAAGAGAACAAAGAAGCATGTAGGTTTTGTTGTGGGGTGTGGTGGGGAAGGTAGGAAGCGAAGGAATTGAGTATAGTGCTGGAGATGGCCCTAGGGTGTGGGCAGATGGGAGTAGTCTAGGAACTGCACAAGGATAACTAGTTCTATCCCTTCTCCAGCTAACTCACCATCTCCCACTCTGCACAGATGTAAGGTCCTGGTCTCAGTATGACCAAAAGGTTCGCTAGAGCTGCCTCATTCAGAAAGGCAATGAGATCCCGGCTGCCATTAAAGTTATAGACCCCAGGCTGTGGTTCGTGGTAGTTCCAGGGCACATAACTGAGAAAGGAAAAGGTTAATAGGGCCCAAGGTGGAGAGATGCCAGGGAGGCCTAAGGGCTCAGGCCTTGCAGGGAATCTCCAGGAAGCCGTTGGAAGGAGGTCTTGGCCTGCCCTTTCCCACCCTTGGCCTAGGAGTCCTGGCAGTCTTCCTGTCCCGACCTCCTTTCTAAGGGGGCGGTAGAAAGAGTAGGTCCCATCCCTCCACGGCTCTTGCGAGCACTTCTTACAACTGTATGGCGTTGAGGCCGCTCCATCGCATCTTCAAAAGCCGGTCGGCCCAAAGCACCCGCGGTACCCGAAAGTAGTGCAGGCTGCCAGATACATAGCGGAACGGGGCCCCGTCTAGGAGAAACCTGTCATGATCCCGATCCACTATGAACGACCGAGTGTCTGCCTACAAAGAGAAAGAGACGCTGCTCAGCAGAGGCCTGGGTCGAGGGAGCGTCCAGGGTCAGCGCCTGCCAAGAGCAGAGGAGATGGAACTACCCCTGCCGGTTGTTTGGTTGTTACTTTGGACTTTCTCTCATCTGATCATCTGATCCCacgtcaccgcacccggccggctGGTTCGCCGCCTCATCTTACCTGGGGCAGCAGTAGCGTCAGGCTGAGCGGCAGCAGCAGGGAGCGAAGGCAGGACGGCCTCTTGGGAGCCATGGCGCTTACAGCGCTCCTCTAGACTGAGACGGCGGACAGACCGTCACGTGTCGGATTCCTGGGAGGGAACCTCAGCGAACAAGGGGGCGGAGATCACCTCAAGTTGCCAGGCGGTTAGCCTGGACTTCCTCTCCAGCCTGCAGCCACCCCCTTACTCTACTAGTTTGTAAAATCCTCTACATCATGTTAAAGTGCAGTTCAAGAACCAGCTTCATCAacgtcacctgggagcttgttagaactggagaatctggctgggcacgatggctcacgcctgtaatcccaaaactttgggaggctgaggcgggtggatcacttgaggtccggagttcaagaccagcttggccaacagggcgaaaccctgtctctactaaaaatacaaaaattagccgggcctggtggcgcgcgcctgtattcccagctactccgagggtgggggtgggggtgggggtgggggtgggggctgaggcaggagaattgcttgaacccggaaggcggaggttgcagtgaaccgagatcctgccactgcactccagcctgggcaacagagcgagactccgtctcaaaaaaacaaacaaacaaaaaagaaatgcaaaacctcAGATCCTACCTCAGACCTATAGAATCAGAACttgtattttaacaagattcccaggtgatCCTAGGCACCTTTGAAATCGAGAAGCATAGCTTTACTTGACTGGGGGCCCTGAAGACAGGGAGTGCCCTGTTCATCTCAAATCCTCAGCTTCtagcacagggtctggcacagagtaggttaAATCGGGATGAATGAATGTCAGAACCAAAGGGCTAAAACAGGTTCAGAATCAAGGGAAACTGTTGGAAAATCTTCAGGGTGATCCGGCGTGTGGAAGGAAGGAACCAGGTCACGAGACGGACCTCTTTCCTGGAGAGCACTGTTTCAGCAAAACAGCAATTCCCTCCTGGCCATTCCACCTTCTTTGGAAGTGCACCCCTCTCCAGCTtaccctgcctgcctcagcaaCAGATGTTAAGGACAACTGCTTTGTGCCAAGGCTTGGAAACTTgtgaatttcctttccttttgactTTACAATCTCAAGAATGGGATGTGAAGATCAGGGTAATAATAATTACTGTTTATTGACATGTACTGAAGGCTATGTGTCAGATATTGTATTAAACACTGTAcatctaatttaatcttcaaaCAACTCCATGAAGTAGAtaattatcatttccattttacagaggaggagaggaaaggagggaaacaTTAAGTagcctgtccaaggtcacacaactacgTTAACAGAGCTGGCGTTTGAACTAGTCAGTCTGGCCTCACAGTTAAGCTACTTAACATTAGGTACTATTATACCTATTTTACAGCTACTAAAAGTAAGGATccgagaggttaagtaacttgcccgagGTTACACACCTAGTATGCTATTAACACTCAATTTAGAAACTGAAAGTCTGGTTCACAAGCCTGAGCTCTTAACCACTGAGAGTAGAGGTAGTGGGATACAGGCCAGAGCCCGGAAGGTTGTAAGGGATCAGGAGACCAGGCCACCAGACCCGCCCCTACCTGGAATCCCCTCcgggctgcagtgtagtggccgCTTTCTGCCCCAGAGCGCCGGAGGTATGAAGCctcctacctccaacattgggagaTGGAGGTCCTGGGGGCCTCGAGCCGAGCCCGGCTTTGCTCCCCTTTGGCGCAGATGCCTGCGTCTTGACCCCCACTGAAGGCCAAGTAGAGAACCCTCACCAGGGTCCTGGGACCCGTCCACCCCTAGACCTAGCTCGCCCTGGGCCTCTCAGCTCCGCGCCCCCACATCCTCCAGATGCCCAGCGGTTGCTAAGATACCGCGGGCCGTTACGCCGCCGCGGAGTGATGATGTCAGCACTGCTTCCGGTCGGTGGCGCTTCGCTCTGTCCCGAGCGAGGTCAGTCGGGGAGTGCAGGCTGGCCCATTCCGGACTCTGGGCTCCTAGGCCGGGGGTGGGCCCTGCCAGGAGTGGGCGTGAGCTTCGCACGTCCTCTGAAACTACGCTGTGCTCTGTCTTTGCGGCGCGACGGGCGTGGGAGCGGGGCCTGCCCAAAGGTGGGCTGGGGTTGGAGGAAGTGGCCCGGTAGCCGCTGTGTGTCCTGAGGCCGTAAGGCCCGTGACCCCCCGCGCTTGAAGCTGGCGAAGGAGCAAGGCCCATTTTCTCTAGACAGTAGTGTAGGTTCCAGAGACCTGGGCCTGAGCTCTCCGCCTTGGTACTTCATGAGTCGTCTAGATTGTGCCGGACCTGTGTGAGACCCTGCCGTTGTTTTCTTTCCAGCATGATCCGCTTGGCCCCCAGCGCATCTCCTGGAAGAGCCCACTCACCCTGGACGAGCTCTTCGGTAGCCTCAGACTGTCCTTGAAGAGGATGACTGAAACATTATGGGCCACGCGCTGTGTGTCTGCTCTCGGGGAACTGTCATCATTGACAATAAGCGCTACCTCTTCATCCAGAAACTGGGGGAGGGGTGAGTGTTTGGAAGTCAGTTAACTAGGCCTCAAGGTTGTGGTCATTGAAGGAAAGCGGTGTGCACGTGCTTGGGGCACAAGGGTTTTATCCCTATCCCTATCTTCTCTCACCTGACAGAGCCTAGCTACACAGTATCAAGAAGGTGGATTCTGGAGCCAGGCCTGCTAAATCCACCTCATGTGACCTTGATAAACCatgttttcttcatatgtttaatGGAGATGATTATCATCCCTCACTGAtggagttgtgaggattaaatgagataatgtgtataaAATGTCTCACCCAGTGCGTGGTTCTTAAGTACTTGATAAGTGTtggctattatttatttagcatctgTCACGTGCAGAGGTCTCTATTCCGACCATAGGACCTCAAAGATTTCTGTATCTCTGCTCCTAAGGAGCTCACAGTGTAATATTCTTCAGATTTCTCTTAGAGCCACCTC containing:
- the GLB1L gene encoding beta-galactosidase-1-like protein isoform X1 gives rise to the protein MAPKRPSCLRSLLLPLSLTLLLPQADTRSFIVDRDHDRFLLDGAPFRYVSGSLHYFRVPRVLWADRLLKMRWSGLNAIQFYVPWNYHEPQPGVYNFNGSRDLIAFLNEAALANLLVILRPGPYICAEWEMGGLPSWLLRKPEIRLRTSDPDFLAAVDSWFKVLLPKIYPWLYHNGGNIISIQVENEYGSYGACDFSYMRHLAGLFRALLGEKILLFTTDGPEGLKCGSLQGLYTTVDFGPADNMTKIFTLLRKYEPHGPLVNSEYYTGWLDYWGQNHSTRSVSAVTKGLENMLKLGASVNMYMFHGGTNFGYWNGADKKGRFLSITTSYDYDAPISEAGDPTPKLFALRDVISKFQEVPLGPLPPPSPKMMLGPLTLHLVGHLLAFLDLLCPSGPIRSILPMTFEAVKQDRGFMLYRTYMTHTIFEPTPFWVPNNGVHDRAYVMVDGVFQGVLERNMRDKLFLMGKVGSKLDILVENMGRLSFGSNSSDFKGLLEPPILGQTILTQWMMFPLKIDNLVKWWFLLQLPKWPYPQAPSGPTFYSKTFPILGSVGDTFLHLPGWTKGQVWINGFNLGRYWTKRGPQQTLYVPRFLLFPRGALNKITLLELENVPLQPQVQFLDKPILNSTSTLHRTHINSLSADTLSASEPMELSGH
- the GLB1L gene encoding beta-galactosidase-1-like protein isoform X3 — translated: MERPQRHTVGGLPSWLLRKPEIRLRTSDPDFLAAVDSWFKVLLPKIYPWLYHNGGNIISIQVENEYGSYGACDFSYMRHLAGLFRALLGEKILLFTTDGPEGLKCGSLQGLYTTVDFGPADNMTKIFTLLRKYEPHGPLVNSEYYTGWLDYWGQNHSTRSVSAVTKGLENMLKLGASVNMYMFHGGTNFGYWNGADKKGRFLSITTSYDYDAPISEAGDPTPKLFALRDVISKFQEVPLGPLPPPSPKMMLGPLTLHLVGHLLAFLDLLCPSGPIRSILPMTFEAVKQDRGFMLYRTYMTHTIFEPTPFWVPNNGVHDRAYVMVDGVFQGVLERNMRDKLFLMGKVGSKLDILVENMGRLSFGSNSSDFKGLLEPPILGQTILTQWMMFPLKIDNLVKWWFLLQLPKWPYPQAPSGPTFYSKTFPILGSVGDTFLHLPGWTKGQVWINGFNLGRYWTKRGPQQTLYVPRFLLFPRGALNKITLLELENVPLQPQVQFLDKPILNSTSTLHRTHINSLSADTLSASEPMELSGH
- the GLB1L gene encoding beta-galactosidase-1-like protein isoform X2; its protein translation is MAPKRPSCLRSLLLPLSLTLLLPQADTRSFIVDRDHDRFLLDGAPFRYVSGSLHYFRVPRVLWADRLLKMRWSGLNAIQFYVPWNYHEPQPGVYNFNGSRDLIAFLNEAALANLLVILRPGPYICAEWEMGGLPSWLLRKPEIRLRTSDPADNMTKIFTLLRKYEPHGPLVNSEYYTGWLDYWGQNHSTRSVSAVTKGLENMLKLGASVNMYMFHGGTNFGYWNGADKKGRFLSITTSYDYDAPISEAGDPTPKLFALRDVISKFQEVPLGPLPPPSPKMMLGPLTLHLVGHLLAFLDLLCPSGPIRSILPMTFEAVKQDRGFMLYRTYMTHTIFEPTPFWVPNNGVHDRAYVMVDGVFQGVLERNMRDKLFLMGKVGSKLDILVENMGRLSFGSNSSDFKGLLEPPILGQTILTQWMMFPLKIDNLVKWWFLLQLPKWPYPQAPSGPTFYSKTFPILGSVGDTFLHLPGWTKGQVWINGFNLGRYWTKRGPQQTLYVPRFLLFPRGALNKITLLELENVPLQPQVQFLDKPILNSTSTLHRTHINSLSADTLSASEPMELSGH